A genomic segment from Hippoglossus stenolepis isolate QCI-W04-F060 chromosome 3, HSTE1.2, whole genome shotgun sequence encodes:
- the psmd6 gene encoding 26S proteasome non-ATPase regulatory subunit 6, with translation MPLENLEEEGLPKNPDLRIAQLKFLLTMDGHRQDVKVKTELMDAIKANNMAPYYESLCKDLKWPLDADLLSKMKKANEEELKRLDDVLEDAETNLGESEIRDAMMAKAEYLIRIGDKEGALTAFRKTYDKTVALGHRLDIVFYLLRIGLFYMDSDLITRNSEKAKSLIEEGGDWDRRNRLKVYQGLYCVAIRDFKQAAELFLDTVSTFTSYELMDYKTFVTYTVYVCMIALKRPDLREKVIKGAEILEVLHSLPSIRQYLFSLYECRYSVFFQSLATVEQEMKKDWLFAPHYRYYVREMRIQAYSQLLESYRSLTLGYMAEAFGVSTEFIDQELSRFIAAGRLHCKIDKVNEIVETNRPDSKNWQYQETIKKGDLLLNRVQKLSRVINM, from the exons GTCACCGACAGGATGTCAAAGTGAAGACTGAGCTCATGGACGCTATCAAAGCTAACA ACATGGCTCCGTATTATGAGAGTCTGTGTAAGGACCTGAAGTGGCCGCTGGACGCAGATCTGCTGAGCAAAATGAAGAAGGCGAACGAGGAAGAGCTGAAGCGTCTGGACGACGTGCTGGAGGACGCAGAGACGAACCTGGGAGAGAGCGAGATACGAGACGCCATGATGGCCAAAGCTGAATATCTGATCCGAATTGGAGACAAG gagGGCGCCCTAACAGCCTTCAGGAAGACCTATGACAAGACCGTTGCTCTGGGTCACCGACTAGACATCGTCTTCTACCTGCTGAGGATCGGACTCTTCTACATGGATAGTGACCTCATCACACGCAACTCTGAGAAAGCAAAGAG cctcaTTGAGGAGGGAGGCGACTGGGACAGAAGGAATCGCCTGAAGGTCTACCAGGGTCTTTACTGTGTGGCCATCAGGGACTTCAAGCAAGCTGCTGAGCTCTTCCTCGACACAGtctccaccttcacctcctaCGAGCTCATGGACTACAAGACATTTGTCACCTACACCGTTTACGTCTGCATGATAGCCCTCAAAAGGCCTGATCTTCGTGAAAAG GTCATAAAGGGAGCAGAGATCTTGGAGGTGCTGCACAGTCTGCCCTCTATTCGCCAGTATCTTTTCTCACTCTACGAGTGCCGCTACTCTGTCTTCTTCCAGTCTCTGG CCACAGTGGAGCAGGAGATGAAGAAGGACTGGCTCTTTGCGCCACATTACCGCTACTATGTGAGGGAGATGAGGATCCAGGCCTACAGCCAGCTACTGGAGTCCTACCGCTCCCTCACCCTGGGCTACATGGCTGAGGCCTTCGGTGTCAGCACCGAGTTCATCGACCA GGAACTGTCTCGGTTCATTGCGGCCGGCCGTCTTCACTGTAAAATTGATAAAGTGAATGAGATTGTGGAAACAAATAG ACCTGATAGTAAAAACTGGCAGTACCAGGAAACCATCAAAAAGGGCGACCTGCTCCTCAACAGAGTCCAGAAGCTGTCGAGAGTCATCAACATGTAA